The Magnolia sinica isolate HGM2019 chromosome 10, MsV1, whole genome shotgun sequence genome includes a window with the following:
- the LOC131257538 gene encoding probable receptor-like protein kinase At1g80640 isoform X1, producing MEYHIFSFLSIFILSNLQFTKSAPCALNFSLFPYEARSDCFNIPTGSTPLETMHSCCHSSLQNIFEAMAVRTNATRTVFLDPTEALECTSTFQGLHVQTNLSQCQFQDFISSSSDSTCSKDVRSILESLGVERFDALRSSCKDLTVDSYSDNACFSCVTEYRRSLEALEEGNGGEVGTWSQNVCPEALLVSLASSDVGSVNWVRALFSCLWDEIYFPFPLTMEEHEKGRGFPFGSKKLMISIAIAAVLAVLAPILYKLTRNRLKKVSQKEIEDLSVIVMKKSLEDDYANIPFSFSGLYIFSQVEIARATDNYNISNFIGEGSIGKVYLGIMPSGMKVAVKRYNEEMKVESFATEVSKVAKVRHPNVASILGYCDKEEQCLVCEYCANGNLESWLLGDWKSDVLTWDQRLRIAYGIVQGLLFLRNNPYEKIIHSDIKLTNILLNEKFEPKISDFVLSNSKWTAMDRKSDGHSGYELAVQPNDIVGFGVVLLQLLTGRKVVDFIDSRPRSLVNEARTMVMKGGNTSSIADPRLNGLCHPIAFQRLLLMAVFITASSDRDRPTLDEILHKIQEAHSLT from the exons ATGGAGTATCATATCTTCTCTTTCCTATCCATCTTCATCCTCTCCAATCTTCAGTTTACCAAATCAG CACCATGCGCACTGAATTTCAGTCTCTTCCCCTACGAAGCACGCAGCGACTGCTTCAACATCCCCACAGGCTCGACCCCCCTTGAAACCATGCACTCATGCTGCCACTCCTCCCTCCAAAACATCTTCGAGGCCATGGCCGTAAGAACCAACGCCACTCGAACGGTCTTCCTAGACCCGACTGAAGCCCTTGAGTGCACCAGCACGTTTCAAGGCCTTCATGTCCAAACCAACCTATCCCAATGCCAATTCCAAGATTTCATTTCTTCGTCCTCGGACAGTACTTGTTCAAAAGATGTCCGTTCCATCTTAGAATCACTTGGGGTGGAGAGATTCGACGCATTGAGATCGAGCTGCAAGGATTTGACCGTGGATAGCTATAGCGACAATGCATGTTTCAGCTGTGTGACTGAGTATAGAAGATCTTTGGAAGCTCTGGAAGAAGGGAATGGAGGGGAGGTAGGGACATGGAGCCAGAACGTGTGCCCCGAAGCTCTCCTTGTTAGCCTTGCAAGCTCGGATGTGGGTTCTGTGAATTGGGTTCGAGCTCTTTTTTCATGTTTGTGGGATGAAATAT ACTTCCCATTTCCATTGACAATGGAAGAACACGAAAAAG GTAGAGGATTTCCATTCGGGTCGAAGAAACTCATGATCTCGATAGCCATAGCGGCCGTGTTAGCAGTATTGGCTCCGATCCTTTACAAGTTAACCAGAAATCGATTGAAAAAAGTGAGTCAAAAGGAAATAGAAGATTTATCAG TTATAGTCATGAAGAAATCACTTGAGGATGATTATGCTAATATTCCATTCAGCTTTTCCGGGTTGTATATTTTCTCCCAAGTAGAAATCGCCAGAGCCACCGATAATTACAATATTTCCAATTTCATTGGAGAAGGAAGCATAG GGAAAGTCTATTTGGGAATAATGCCAAGTGGAATGAAGGTGGCTGTAAAACGATATAATGAGGAAATGAAGGTTGAGAGTTTCGCGACTGAGGTCAGTAAGGTGGCTAAAGTGAGACATCCAAACGTGGCCTCTATATTGGGTTATTGTGATAAAGAAGAACAATGCTTGGTTTGTGAGTATTGTGCTAATGGCAACCTTGAAAGTTGGCTTTTGg GTGACTGGAAGTCGGATGTGCTAACATGGGATCAAAGGCTACGAATTGCATACGGCATCGTACAAGGCTTATTGTTCCTAAGGAACAACCCATACGAAAAGATTATTCACAGCGACATAAAG CTGACAAACATACTCCTGAATGAGAAATTCGAACCCAAGATATCAGATTTTGTTTTATCGAATAGCAAATGGACGGCGATGGACAGAAAATCCGACGGTCATTCAGGATATGAGCTTGCGGTGCAACCGAATGATATCGTTGGTTTTGGGGTTGTTCTTCTTCAGTTACTGACTGGAAGGAAGGTGGTTGATTTCATCGATTCAAGACCGCGATCTCTCGTCAATGAG GCAAGGACTATGGTAATGAAAGGAGGAAACACCAGTTCAATAGCTGACCCTAGATTGAACGGTCTATGTCACCCAATTGCATTTCAACGTCTTCTATTGATGGCTGTGTTTATTACAGCTTCATCTGATCGTGacaggcccaccttggatgagATTCTGCATAAAATCCAAGAAGCTCATTCTCTCACTTGA
- the LOC131257538 gene encoding probable receptor-like protein kinase At1g80640 isoform X2 → MEYHIFSFLSIFILSNLQFTKSAPCALNFSLFPYEARSDCFNIPTGSTPLETMHSCCHSSLQNIFEAMAVRTNATRTVFLDPTEALECTSTFQGLHVQTNLSQCQFQDFISSSSDSTCSKDVRSILESLGVERFDALRSSCKDLTVDSYSDNACFSCVTEYRRSLEALEEGNGGEVGTWSQNVCPEALLVSLASSDVGSVNWVRALFSCLWDEIYFPFPLTMEEHEKGKVYLGIMPSGMKVAVKRYNEEMKVESFATEVSKVAKVRHPNVASILGYCDKEEQCLVCEYCANGNLESWLLGDWKSDVLTWDQRLRIAYGIVQGLLFLRNNPYEKIIHSDIKLTNILLNEKFEPKISDFVLSNSKWTAMDRKSDGHSGYELAVQPNDIVGFGVVLLQLLTGRKVVDFIDSRPRSLVNEARTMVMKGGNTSSIADPRLNGLCHPIAFQRLLLMAVFITASSDRDRPTLDEILHKIQEAHSLT, encoded by the exons ATGGAGTATCATATCTTCTCTTTCCTATCCATCTTCATCCTCTCCAATCTTCAGTTTACCAAATCAG CACCATGCGCACTGAATTTCAGTCTCTTCCCCTACGAAGCACGCAGCGACTGCTTCAACATCCCCACAGGCTCGACCCCCCTTGAAACCATGCACTCATGCTGCCACTCCTCCCTCCAAAACATCTTCGAGGCCATGGCCGTAAGAACCAACGCCACTCGAACGGTCTTCCTAGACCCGACTGAAGCCCTTGAGTGCACCAGCACGTTTCAAGGCCTTCATGTCCAAACCAACCTATCCCAATGCCAATTCCAAGATTTCATTTCTTCGTCCTCGGACAGTACTTGTTCAAAAGATGTCCGTTCCATCTTAGAATCACTTGGGGTGGAGAGATTCGACGCATTGAGATCGAGCTGCAAGGATTTGACCGTGGATAGCTATAGCGACAATGCATGTTTCAGCTGTGTGACTGAGTATAGAAGATCTTTGGAAGCTCTGGAAGAAGGGAATGGAGGGGAGGTAGGGACATGGAGCCAGAACGTGTGCCCCGAAGCTCTCCTTGTTAGCCTTGCAAGCTCGGATGTGGGTTCTGTGAATTGGGTTCGAGCTCTTTTTTCATGTTTGTGGGATGAAATAT ACTTCCCATTTCCATTGACAATGGAAGAACACGAAAAAG GGAAAGTCTATTTGGGAATAATGCCAAGTGGAATGAAGGTGGCTGTAAAACGATATAATGAGGAAATGAAGGTTGAGAGTTTCGCGACTGAGGTCAGTAAGGTGGCTAAAGTGAGACATCCAAACGTGGCCTCTATATTGGGTTATTGTGATAAAGAAGAACAATGCTTGGTTTGTGAGTATTGTGCTAATGGCAACCTTGAAAGTTGGCTTTTGg GTGACTGGAAGTCGGATGTGCTAACATGGGATCAAAGGCTACGAATTGCATACGGCATCGTACAAGGCTTATTGTTCCTAAGGAACAACCCATACGAAAAGATTATTCACAGCGACATAAAG CTGACAAACATACTCCTGAATGAGAAATTCGAACCCAAGATATCAGATTTTGTTTTATCGAATAGCAAATGGACGGCGATGGACAGAAAATCCGACGGTCATTCAGGATATGAGCTTGCGGTGCAACCGAATGATATCGTTGGTTTTGGGGTTGTTCTTCTTCAGTTACTGACTGGAAGGAAGGTGGTTGATTTCATCGATTCAAGACCGCGATCTCTCGTCAATGAG GCAAGGACTATGGTAATGAAAGGAGGAAACACCAGTTCAATAGCTGACCCTAGATTGAACGGTCTATGTCACCCAATTGCATTTCAACGTCTTCTATTGATGGCTGTGTTTATTACAGCTTCATCTGATCGTGacaggcccaccttggatgagATTCTGCATAAAATCCAAGAAGCTCATTCTCTCACTTGA
- the LOC131257539 gene encoding uncharacterized protein LOC131257539, with protein MWLVYICNEEEKVLGTEKALGSCPYYGGIVQAMDVESQRTFCFLPLCFKTKRKYHCTLCSKHLVLYPQHSSITIFNTPICIYVSIYERFSSSSSSF; from the coding sequence atgtggCTAGTATACATATGCAACGAGGAAGAGAAGGTGCTGGGAACAGAGAAGGCACTAGGATCATGCCCCTACTATGGAGGAATAGTCCAAGCCATGGATGTTGAAAGCCAACGGACCTTTTGCTTTCTCCCTCTTTGTTTCAAAACCAAACGCAAATACCATTGCACCTTGTGCTCCAAACATTTAGTCCTCTACCCACAACATTCCTCCATTACCATTTTCAATACACCCATTTGTATCTATGTTTCTATATATGaaagattttcttcttcttcttcttctttttaa